One part of the Vibrio palustris genome encodes these proteins:
- the rimI gene encoding ribosomal protein S18-alanine N-acetyltransferase codes for MNIQILPFQDEYIDDIWEIEQKSHAHCWQMMSIFAWQSPMQCNQVLLVDGHVVGYYYAQNVVGEISLLNIAIEPSYQGKGLGRRLLNGLIDAAQQQASTIFLEVRESNVAAIHLYRKVGFIEQGRRKNYYPTETGREAAVIMSYDLSTTETSVHS; via the coding sequence ATGAACATTCAGATATTACCTTTTCAAGATGAATATATTGATGATATCTGGGAAATTGAGCAAAAATCACATGCTCATTGTTGGCAAATGATGTCGATATTTGCTTGGCAGAGCCCGATGCAGTGTAACCAAGTGCTTTTGGTTGACGGTCACGTTGTAGGATATTATTACGCGCAAAATGTGGTCGGGGAAATATCGCTGCTGAATATTGCCATAGAGCCAAGTTATCAAGGTAAAGGTCTTGGTCGGCGCTTACTAAACGGGTTGATTGATGCTGCTCAGCAGCAGGCAAGCACTATTTTCCTAGAGGTCAGGGAAAGTAATGTGGCCGCTATTCATTTATACCGTAAAGTTGGCTTCATAGAACAAGGTCGCCGCAAGAATTATTATCCTACCGAAACTGGTAGGGAAGCGGCTGTAATTATGTCCTATGATTTATCGACTACTGAGACGTCGGTGCATAGCTAA